DNA sequence from the Methanolobus sp. ZRKC5 genome:
CTGCCAGGCAGCCTCATGCTCAAAGAAAGGAGCAGGTGTGAGACTATTGGTCATGACAATAAATGTCACCAGCAAAACCTGCGTTACAAAAGCAATGATAATGGCAATATGAGCTTTTTTCTTACCGTATACCTCATTGATCATGTCAATTGCTTGTGAAAGGAAAGGATAAAGGAACACTGCAGCCGGAGCAAAGAAAGTGTAGAATCCAAGGTCAAATTCTATTAAACGGGTTGCCACTATCTGAGAAGCCGCAAGGTAAATTGTATAAAATGCCACTAATGCAGCAAAACCATATTCTCTGTATCTGTTGATAATAAATGCAGATACATAAGTGACAATTGTGAGACTAAATACCCAATATACCCATACAACAGGAAATACCATTAACATCAACCCGATTATAATAAAATTTATATAAACTGTAAAGTACCGGCTTTAACATAATCCCGGACAGTAGACTTGAATCATATGAATGATATATATAATTTTCCAAATAGTGACAATTAGCAGGGAATTTACATGTTAGAGATCATTACTATTCACCATAAAATAAGACTTCATTAATTTCTCATCCATGTAACTTATCATGCTAATCCTTTCCCTGACCATAAGATCAAATAATCGCTCTATGCCTGCCGGATAGGCACCTTTGGGGTGCATAGGCACAAGAGGCTCACCATCAACCATTTCAACATAGAACATGTCAGATCCAAAATTCCTTATAAAACAGATATCATAAGCAATAATAGTGTCAAGAATATCTTTTTTTGAGATTGGCGGAGTATAATATTCCAGATCAATATCCTCCAGTTCTGTCAACTCATTGTCCATATAATATAGAGTAACTACGCCCATAAAAAACAAATGAGTGTATACCTGAAAAAGAATATGTTTTGTTGTATATTTCAAACTTGAAATATCAAACAAATCCAAAAATAAATTTCATACTATTTCATCCAGGGTCGTGTAAGAAATTACATACTCAATTAATACGAAAATAAAGAACATACACTTATGAACATAAGCATATGAAACACAAGAATCAACCCAAAACACGTATGAAACATCATAATTCGTATGAAACCTGAGGAAACGTAGAAAAATAAAATAAATCAGTCCATATTTCTATTTCGACCCTGGTCAATGGCCATCTTAAAAATTTCCGGCTCCTGAGAACCCAGCATTAGATGTTTACCATTCTTAAATTCGATTAGTAGCCCCCTGTTCCCACGTATGTTGTAAGCCTTGCTTTTAGAACTATATCTAATACCCCACCCCCCATAATCAAGAATTGGCCTGTAAGTTATGACACCATAGGAACCAATTGTTTCAAAGGAGTAGTGTTTGAATGAAAGATGAATCGGGAAAAACTTTATGTATATACCATCATTTCGGACATCAATTATCAGGCGTATAGACATTATGAACAAAGGTAACAGAAGACCAAAAGCAAACCATATAGCGAGCATCTCCTGATCGGACACTGGACTAGCCCCATACGGACGACCATAAACCAATTGCTCGATAGCACCATACCATGCCATTGCAGCTGGTAAAAGAACAAGTACCCATATCCAGAATTGATTGAATTTCTGAACCTCCCGGTAAATAGAAGAATTACTAGTTGTCATTAATATATATATAGGAATTAAAAATATATAACCATTTATTAAAAGCACGGTGCGATATACAATGTTTTCCACAGTATACACAACAACAAAAGACAAAGAAGAAGCCAAAAGAATAGCTTCAAAACTTGTTGAGCAAAAGCTTGCTGCCTGCGCCAATATGAACCCTATTGATTCAGTCTATATCTGGAAAGGAAAGATAGAAAGCGAAAGAGAAATAGCACTTTCTGTAAAGACTACAAGCAGTAAAGTAGATTCCGTCATAGAATGTATAAAAAATATGCACAGCTACGAATTACCAGCAATAATATCCTGGAAGATCAGCGGTGAAAAGGAATATCTCAAATGGATAGCTGAAACTACGGAATAGATTAACCCCAAGTGCTCAAGGTAAAATTAAATTATAAGATTGCAGGAGATATCCTGCAACCAATTTTAATGTTGATGGATAATAGTTCGAACAGGGAATGGAATGTCGATTCCTTCTTTTTCAAACTCGGCATTGATCTTTGTATTTACCTCATTGACAACCGGGAATTTTTCCCCTGGATGAGTTACCCACATTACTATGGCAAAATCAAGGCTGAAATCACCGTGGTTGTCAAATCGGACATAAGGAGATGGGTCATCAAGAACAGAATCTACACTTTCTGCAATCCCCGTAAGAATGTCCTTGACCTTCTGTACATCAGAACCATATGCAACTCCAATCGTCACTTTTACCAGCATGAATTCCTCAGGTGAAGTATAATTAGTAACTTTACTGTTCGCTATCAGACTGTTGGGTATCACTATCATGTTGTTCTCAAGGTTTTTTATCCTCGTGCTACGAAGCCCGACTTCCTGAACAATACCAATCTCACCATCATCGATCTCTATCCTATCCCCGGGCTTGAATGGTTGATCGAAGTAAATAGAAATACCACCGAAGAACTGGGAGATACTATCCTGTGCCGCAAAAGCAACAGCAAACCCTATAATTCCTGCTGAAGCAAAGAGAGGCAATATATCTGCATCCCACACACCTTTGAGTATTGCAAGGAGACCAAAGAAGACAATAAGAACATCAATAATGTTCTTAAAAAGCGGGAGCAACTCATCATCCATCTTAGAATCAGTCTTTCTGACAAGACTTGAAAATACATGTTTGAAAAGAATTTTATCGATGCGCAGAAGTGCCAATATCCACACAATGCCAAGAAACGTAAGAAGTAAGCCCATCATTACTTCTATCGCAAGATTTCCAGGAAATAGAATTTCTGCAGCAATGAATGCACCGAAAAATACTACTGTATAAAAGATTGGCTTTATGAGTACTTTCACAATAAGATCATCGCAATCATACTTTGTTTTTACAGCATAATGCAGGAAGATCTTCTCAAACACAAGATTTGCAATAAAAGCAAGAATAACAGAAGCCACTATCACTATTGTAGCCGCCGTAATGTCCGACCCCAATACCCCCGATTGAGAACTTACGAACTTATTGATGTAGAGCGGAATAGTTTCATTCAAAAACATGCTTTCTGGTTTGAACATTTGCTATATAAGGTTTTTTAAATAAACATTGTCTGACAACACACGAATTAGCCATTTCTGGCGAGAAGAGTAATATAGAATTCCGAGAATAGACCGGCCAATGAGAAAAAGGACTTCCGAAGAATCCAATAAATGGATAGAACAGGGATTAAAGGAAAAAGACCCTGAAAAGAAAATGCATTATTTTGGCCTTGCACTTGAGTTAGATCCTAACAATCCCATTGCTCTGAATAACAAAGGTATGCTTCTTCACAAAAAAGAGAAATTCCACGAAGCCATTGAATGCTATGACAAGATACTGAACCAGTACAATATGGCAGGATTTGTACCTGCGTTGTATAACAAAAGTCTGGCCCTTAAGAAACTTGGAAGGAACGAGGCGGCCCTGAGCTTTATGGCAAAGGCACTAAAACAACAGCCTGATAACGACAAGATCAAAGACCAAGTAGAAAAGATAACCCAGTCCATCGAAGAGAATGGAGGAACAAGAGCCACAGCATTTATACCTACAAAAAAAATAGCTGTGAACCAGACATATACCCGATGGGAACCACCTGCTGTGAGCTTACTTCTGGCACAGGCACTTAATTGCAGCAAGGGAGATATAAAGTACCACAAGGGTTGTGGAGAAGACCTTGTAAAAGAAAAAATAATAAAGGATAATCTCAATCTTAAAGTATATTC
Encoded proteins:
- a CDS encoding queuosine precursor transporter; the protein is MVFPVVWVYWVFSLTIVTYVSAFIINRYREYGFAALVAFYTIYLAASQIVATRLIEFDLGFYTFFAPAAVFLYPFLSQAIDMINEVYGKKKAHIAIIIAFVTQVLLVTFIVMTNSLTPAPFFEHEAAWQSIFTQGIRIILASWVSFLVFQNLDAYVFAWMKTHYPKQVFLRSASSDILSLTLDSLIFVVLAFYGVAPLVPLIIGQIVAKNLIGLLDTPWFMWYKRYLENNAPSDDNS
- a CDS encoding DUF6141 family protein is translated as MTTSNSSIYREVQKFNQFWIWVLVLLPAAMAWYGAIEQLVYGRPYGASPVSDQEMLAIWFAFGLLLPLFIMSIRLIIDVRNDGIYIKFFPIHLSFKHYSFETIGSYGVITYRPILDYGGWGIRYSSKSKAYNIRGNRGLLIEFKNGKHLMLGSQEPEIFKMAIDQGRNRNMD
- the cutA gene encoding divalent-cation tolerance protein CutA, whose protein sequence is MFSTVYTTTKDKEEAKRIASKLVEQKLAACANMNPIDSVYIWKGKIESEREIALSVKTTSSKVDSVIECIKNMHSYELPAIISWKISGEKEYLKWIAETTE
- a CDS encoding mechanosensitive ion channel family protein produces the protein MFLNETIPLYINKFVSSQSGVLGSDITAATIVIVASVILAFIANLVFEKIFLHYAVKTKYDCDDLIVKVLIKPIFYTVVFFGAFIAAEILFPGNLAIEVMMGLLLTFLGIVWILALLRIDKILFKHVFSSLVRKTDSKMDDELLPLFKNIIDVLIVFFGLLAILKGVWDADILPLFASAGIIGFAVAFAAQDSISQFFGGISIYFDQPFKPGDRIEIDDGEIGIVQEVGLRSTRIKNLENNMIVIPNSLIANSKVTNYTSPEEFMLVKVTIGVAYGSDVQKVKDILTGIAESVDSVLDDPSPYVRFDNHGDFSLDFAIVMWVTHPGEKFPVVNEVNTKINAEFEKEGIDIPFPVRTIIHQH
- a CDS encoding tetratricopeptide repeat protein → MRKRTSEESNKWIEQGLKEKDPEKKMHYFGLALELDPNNPIALNNKGMLLHKKEKFHEAIECYDKILNQYNMAGFVPALYNKSLALKKLGRNEAALSFMAKALKQQPDNDKIKDQVEKITQSIEENGGTRATAFIPTKKIAVNQTYTRWEPPAVSLLLAQALNCSKGDIKYHKGCGEDLVKEKIIKDNLNLKVYSCKSCKFQKNGICHHVDTKAMRVSQSAICRNFKPRNRKN